Part of the Pseudodesulfovibrio hydrargyri genome is shown below.
ATCGCCGTTCTTGCCCATCTCATCCAGGACCGCGTCGTCGCCGGACTCCAGGCCCATGTAGACGATGCCCAGGCCCAGCCCGCGCAGCTCGGCCAGTTCCGCGTCGCTCTTGCGTTTCAGGCTCTTGGCGTTGGCGTAGGTGCCCACCCTGGTGACCCAGGGCAGATGCTCGCGGATGAGCGACAGGATATCGGTCAGCCGTGCCTGGGGCAGGATCATGGCATCCCCGTCGCACAAAAACACCCGCCGCTGGCCGCGCAGATGACGGGCCGCGTACAGGATGTCCGCCAGCACGGTTTCGCGCGGCTTGATGGCGAACCGTTTTTCCAGGTACGCGCCGCAGAAGGCGCACCGGCCGTGGGAACACCCCAGGGTGACCTGCAGCAGAACGGACCCGGCCTCGCTCGGCGGTCGTATGATCATGCCCTGATGGTCCATGCGTCCTCCTCCGGCTCCCCACGATACGGCAACCGGCGGAAATGGCAAGCCGCCCGGGGGGCCATATTTATAATGGTTCGCAGGGCTTTCCCGTTGACCTTACCGCCCCGGTTTCTTACTACTTAGTCAAGAGTAACCTATCGAATCCACAAACAGCATGGCCTTCGACAAGAAACCCGCACGCCCCACCTCCTACGTGGCTCTGGACGAGACCTCCAGGGCGCTGATGGACTCCTCGGTGGAGTCCGCCTTCGTCATGGACGTGAGCGGGTACGTGCTGGCCGCCAACGAGGCCGCGGCCAAGTTGTTCGATCTCAAACCGGGCCAGAGCCTGCAGCGCTCCAACATCTACGACTTGCTGCCCGCGGACGCGGCGGACTCCCGCCGGGCCAAGATCAAGGAGGCCATAGAAAGCGTCCGGTCCGTGCGCTTCGAAGAGGAGATCGGCGGCCGCTCCCTGGTCCACTCCATCGTGCCCGTGGCCAACCCCTGGGGCGAGGTCAACCGGCTGGCCGTGCACACCCTGGACCTGACCAAGCTGCGGCGCACCGACGAGGATCTGCGCCGCGAACAGCAGCGCCAGATATTCTTCATGGAGTCCCTGCCCGGCATCGTCTACCACCTCTACCCGGACCAGACCATCCGCTACGCCAACCGCTACTTCCGGCGGTATTTCGGCAGCCCCAAAAACCGCAACTGCCGCGAGGCCCTGAACTGCTCGGGCACCACCTGCTCCCTGTGCCCGCCCATGGAAGCCATGAACACCGACCGGGCCGTGGAATGGGACTGGACCGACAACCAGGGGCGCACCTTCCACCTGCAATGCAGCCCCATGACCGACTCCAACGGCGAGCGCATGATCATGGTGCTGGGCATCGACATCACCGCCAGGCAACGGGCCGAGGACGCCCTGAAAAAAGCCCGCGACAAGTTGGAGGACCGCGTCAAACAGCGCACCAAGGAACTGGAAAAGGCCAACATGGAGCTGACCAGCAAGTCCCACCGCCTGGTCACGGCCATGGAAAAGGCGGATGCCGCCACCCGCGCCAAGTCCTCGTTCCTGGCCAACATGAGCCACGAAATCCGGACCCCGCTCAACGCCATCCTGGGCATGTCCGAGCTGGCCCTGTCCATCGACGACCAGGAGCGCAAGGACCGCTACCTGCGCCGGGTCATGGAGGCGGGCAACTCGCTCTTGTCCGTGATCAACGACATCCTCGACTTCTCCAAGATCGAAGCCTCCCGGCTGACCCTGGAATCCATCGATTTCGACCTGCGCCGGGTCATCGGCGGCGCCATGGACCTGCACCTTCTCGCGGCCGAGGAAAAGGGACTCAAGCTGCGGGCAACCGTGGCCGAGGACGTGCCCCCCGCCCTGGTGGGCGACCCCTCGCGCCTGCGCCAGATCATCATCAACCTGGTGGGCAACGCCATCAAGTTCACCGAGACCGGCGGGGTGACCGTGAGCGTCCGGCCCGCCGAGCCCGCCGACGGCCTTGCGTCCGGCGCCCCGGTGACCATGGTGTTTTCCGTGGCCGACACCGGCGTGGGCATCCCGGAGCACAAGCAGCGGGACATCTTCCAGTCCTTTCTCCAGGCCGACGACTCCATCACCCGCAAATACGGCGGCACCGGCCTGGGGCTGGCCATCTGCCAACTCCTGGTCGGGCTCATGGGCGGCGAACTCTCCCTGGAGAGCCGGGAGGGAAAGGGCAGCACCTTCACTTTCACCGCCGACCTCAAAGTCGGCGATCCGGCCGCCGTGGAGCGGGAACGGCTCGAGGCCGAAACCCCGCCCCCGGAAATTGCGCCCATGACCGTGCTCCTGGCCGACGACAACCCGCTCAACCGCGAACTGGCCACCACCCTGCTCAGTGAGCAGGGCCACCGGGTCCTGGCCGTGAAAAACGGCATCGAGGCCCTCAATGCCCTGCGCGAGTCCCCCTTCGACCTGGTGCTCATGGACGTCCAGATGCCGATCATGGACGGTGTCTCGGCCACCCGGGCCATCCGCGACCCCAACTCCGGCGCGCTGGACCCGAACATCCCCATCGTGGCCCTGACCGCCCACGCGCTCAAAGGCGACCGCGAACGGTTCCTGGACGTGGGCATGGACGACTACATCGCCAAGCCCATCAAGATGCGCGACTTCTACAACACCATCGCCCGGGTCACCAACCTCCCGCACAAGGCCCCGGAGCCGAAAAGCGAAACCCGCGCCCCCGTGCCCTCGGGCAAGCCGTTCGACCGCGAAAGCGCCCTGGAAATGCTCGGCGGCAAAGAGGCTCTCCTGCACCGCATGGACGAAATCTTCCTGCGCGACGTGCCCGGCGAGCTCAGGGAACTGGCCGGCCACTTCGCCGGGCGCGACTGGAAGAACGCCAAGCGCATGGCCCATTCCATCAAAAGTTCGGCCCGGACCATCGGCGCGCAACGCCTCGGGGCCATCGCCGAACAGATGGAATATCTCTGCCGCCAGCAGGATGTCGCGTCCGCCGAAAAAGAATTGAAAATCCTTGAATCCGACGTCCGGTCCGCGCTAGACTACCTAACCGATATTCGCGAACAGGCAGCGGACACCCTCCCTGAAACGTAAAGGAGCACCCTGATGAAAACCATCCTCGTCGTCGACGACGCCCCCATGATCCGGGAACTGCTCAAGTCGGTTCTCGAAGCCGAAGGTTTCAACGTGATCGAGGCCGCGGACGGCGAAGAAGCCATCCATATCTGCCGCGACACCCCCATCGACCTGTCCATCATCGACATCTTCCTGCCCAAAAAGGGCGGCCTCCAGGTCATGGGCGAACTCATCAAGGCAGACAGCTCCCACAAGTTCATCGCCATCTCCGGCGGCGAGGCCTTCAACCCCGAAGCCATCGTCGAGCTCGCCAAGGTCTACGACGTGGTCGACACCTTCACCAAACCCATCGACACCCGCCGTCTCGTCGAAGTCGTCCGCACCGCCCTGGCCGACTAGCCCGGCGTACTCAAGCGAAAAAAGGACCTCCCGGCCGCAATGCGGCCGGGAGGTCCTTTTTTCGCCTCCGGCGGCCAGAGGGGGAAACTTTTTCAAAAGTTTCCCCCTCTGGACTCCCCCTTCCAAACTTTTTGGCGCCGCTTCGCGGGGTGGGGCGCGCAAAACAACCTTTGCCCAAGCCATGAAACAAGGCCCCGCAGATCTCCCCCTGGAGCGATTCGGGTGCGCAGCACCCGACAGCGGCTCTCCTACCGCGCTCGGGATAGGCTTTCGAGAGTGGGTCAGCTGTGCATTTTTCGAGGGTCCGCCTGATCCTCACGTACTGGGGTACGCTGCGGTCAGGCGAACCCTCGAAAAATGTGCGGATGGCCCGCTATCGGAAGCCGCCCTACACCAAATCTACCGTCACCCCTCGGCTACGTAGAACAATAAAGTGTATTTGCTTTGCAGTAGCTCAACGACGTCCTCGACGGACTTGTCGCCGAGGTCGGCGATGGTGACGTAGGCGTTCCGGGAGCCGCAGCGGTTGGGGTCCACGGCGGTGAACACGCTGTTGAAGGCGATTCCCCTGGCGCGCAGGTCGCAGAGGATGTCGGCCAGGGCGCCTTCGGAGCCGTCCATGCGGATGCCGAACTGGGCGCCGCCGCGCGCGGAGCCCGCCGAGGCGCACAGGAAGCGGAGCACGTCGAGCTGGGTGATGATCCCCTCAAGCCGCCCCCGATCGACCACGGGCAGGCCGCCGACCTTGTGTTTGACGAGGATGTCGGCCACTTCGGTCATGGCCGCGTCCGGGGGAACGGACACCGGGTCCAGGGTCATGATGTCCCCGGCGGTGAGGGTGTACAGGCCGCCGCCGCTTTCGACCACGGCGTCGCCGGGGATGAACTTGGACGGCATGGCGTCGCGGATGTCCCGGTCGGAGACGATGCCCACCAGGGAGCCCGCGCTGTCGATGACCGGGAACTGACGGATATTCTTTTCCCGCAGTATCTCGGCCGCGTCCAGCACCGAGGAATTCACTCCCAGGGCGATGACGTTGACCGTCATCCAGTCTCTGACCAGCATCGGCTACCTCCTGATTTCCGGGACGGAAAGGGTCAACAATACCTACTCGGTAAGTCCGCAAATTGCAACGGGTCACAACCGCGCGGCTTCGTTCTCCACGGCCCTGACCAGGGCGTCGAAGCGGGGCACGAGGTCCTTGACCCCCTCCTTCACCTCCTCCATCTCACCGCAATAACATCTTTTTTCAAGTGACCGGGACTCCTTGACCAAATCCATGGCCAGGACGTGGCTGGAGATGTTGGTGATGGAGTGCAGGGCGGTGGCCACGGCCTTGGCGTCCATGGCCTCAAGCCCCTTGTGGAGCTCTTCGCGCTTGACCCGGGCTTCGAGGAGAAAGAGGTCGAGGATGTCCTTGTACAGGTCCATATTGCCCTCGAACCGCCTGCTCAGGCTATCCACATCCAGGGCGACCTCGGGCTTTCGCTTTTCCTCCCGCCGGGGGGCCAGGGCCGCGGGGACGGGACGGCAGGTCACCCCCCTGCGGGCCTCGCGGTCGGCGGTACAGCGGACGATGGCCTCGGACAGCTTGTGCATGTCCACGGGCTTGCTGACGTAGTCGTCCATGCCCGCGTCGAGCATGCGTTCGCGGTCGCCCTTCATGGCGTAGGCGGTCAGGGCGATGATCGGGATCCTGCGGTCGTACAGGCGGCCGTCGGACTCGCGGATGGCGCGGGTGGCCTCCAGGCCGCTCATCTCGGGCATCTGGACGTCCATGAGCACCAGGTCGATATCCCGCCCCCTTTCGCGCAGGGCCTCCAGGGCCTGGACCCCGTTTTCCGCGGTGGTCACGGTGTGGCCGAACATGGTCAGGAAGTGTTGCAGGTACTTCCGGTTCATGGGGTTGTCGTCGGCCAGCAGAATATTCAGGTGCAGGGTCCGCGGGGTGCGCGACCGGGACGGGACGGGTTCGGCCTCGGGCGCCTCGGCCAGGCCGAACCAGGCGGTGAAGAAAAAGGTGCTGCCCCGGCCCTCGGCGGATTCCACGCCGATCTCGCCGCCCATCATGTTGACCAGCTGGCGGGAGATGGTCAGGCCGAGCCCGGTGCCCTGGTGCTTCTTGCGCAGGGAACTGTCGGCCTGGGTGAAGCTGTCGAAGATCGCGTCGAGCTTGTCCCCGGGGATGCCCACGCCCGTGTCGCGGACCTTGAACTGGAGGCAGGCGCGCCCGGACTCGATGCGCGAGAGCTCCACGGTCAGCTCCACCAGCCCGCGCGGGGTGAACTTGAGCGCGTTGCCGATGAGGTTCCACAGGACCTGGCCCAGCCGGTCCGGGTCGCCGTTGAGCCTTTCGGGCACGTCCTCGGCCACGGAGTAGCGGAAGACCAGCCCGTTGAGCTCGGCCTGGGGGCCGAAGGAGCGCACGCTGGTCTCCAGGGCCGAACGGAAGGTGAAATCCTCGGGTTTGAGCTCCATGCGGCCCGCCTCGATCTTGGAGATGTCCAGGATGTCGTTGACGATGTTCAGCAGAGAATTGCTGGCGTCGCGGATCATGTCCATGTGTTCGCGCTGGGCCTCGGTCAGGCCGGTGGTGACCATCATCTCGGCCATGCCCAGGATGCCGCTGATGGGCGTGCGGATCTCGTGGCTCATGTTGGCCAGGAACATGGACTTGGCCAGGTTCGCCTCGAGCGCGGCGCTGGAGGCCTCCTCGGCGGACCGGTTGGCCTCCACCAGCTTGCGGCTCATCTCGCCGTAGTGGATGGCCGAGCCGAAGAGGTTGGCGGCCAGCATCATGGATTCGATCTCCACGGGCAGCCAGTCCCGTTCGTGGCGGTGTTCGGACAGCCCGAGGAAGCCCCACCAGGCGTTTCCGGCGAAGACCGGCACGATCATGACCGACTTGGCCCCGGTGGCCGCGAACAGGGTCCGCTCCTCCTTGCGGAAGTGCTTGACGTGGCCGGTGACCACCTTGCGCTTGAGCATGGCCCCGCGCCAGGTGTCGTAGCGGGGGGAGATCGGCAGGTCCCGGCTCAGGGGCATGGCGCTCAGGGGCGCGACCCACTCCGCGCCCCACTCGTTGTGCAGGGACAATACCTCCCCGCCGTCCGGGTCGCCCTCCTTCATGAACAGGTAGATGCGGGTCACGTCCGCGACCTTGCCGAGCTTGGCCAGGGCCTCGTCCACGCCCCCGTTCCAATCCACCTTGCGCAGGAACCGGCTGGCGAAGTTGGCCAGGACCTGGAGGATGGCGTCCCGCTTGAAGAGCAGTTCCTCGAATTCCTTTTGCAGGGAGACGTCGCGGGCCATGCCCCAGATGCGCGCGACCTCGCCGCCCGGCCCCAGCGCCACCTCGCGGTTGACGTGCAGGTGGCGGATCTTGCCGTCCTCGTCCACCACGCGGTACTCGAAATCCAGTGGCCAGCCCTGGTCGAAGGTGGCCTCGTTGGCCCGGTCAAAGACCTCCAGGTCGTCCGGGTGGACGTGGTTGCGCAGGCCGGACAGCCTGCGGCCCGGAGCCTCCTCCCTGCCGAAGATGCGCCGCAGCCCCATGGACCAGCGGATCTCGCCGTCCGCGTTCATCTCCCAGCTGCCGAAGGAATCGGTGCGCTCCATCCAGTCGAGCAGGTCCTGGCGGGATTTGA
Proteins encoded:
- a CDS encoding radical SAM protein; translated protein: MDHQGMIIRPPSEAGSVLLQVTLGCSHGRCAFCGAYLEKRFAIKPRETVLADILYAARHLRGQRRVFLCDGDAMILPQARLTDILSLIREHLPWVTRVGTYANAKSLKRKSDAELAELRGLGLGIVYMGLESGDDAVLDEMGKNGDADFIVEQGRRARAAGFKLNVTVVNGLGGVERSREHAEATARALTRMDPDQVGALSLMLVPGTPLHDRFERGEFAIPDARGILLELRRMLAGTELTRGLFLADHASNYLPLKVRLPSGKQAALDRIDQALAGAARLRDESVRRL
- a CDS encoding PAS domain-containing hybrid sensor histidine kinase/response regulator, with amino-acid sequence MAFDKKPARPTSYVALDETSRALMDSSVESAFVMDVSGYVLAANEAAAKLFDLKPGQSLQRSNIYDLLPADAADSRRAKIKEAIESVRSVRFEEEIGGRSLVHSIVPVANPWGEVNRLAVHTLDLTKLRRTDEDLRREQQRQIFFMESLPGIVYHLYPDQTIRYANRYFRRYFGSPKNRNCREALNCSGTTCSLCPPMEAMNTDRAVEWDWTDNQGRTFHLQCSPMTDSNGERMIMVLGIDITARQRAEDALKKARDKLEDRVKQRTKELEKANMELTSKSHRLVTAMEKADAATRAKSSFLANMSHEIRTPLNAILGMSELALSIDDQERKDRYLRRVMEAGNSLLSVINDILDFSKIEASRLTLESIDFDLRRVIGGAMDLHLLAAEEKGLKLRATVAEDVPPALVGDPSRLRQIIINLVGNAIKFTETGGVTVSVRPAEPADGLASGAPVTMVFSVADTGVGIPEHKQRDIFQSFLQADDSITRKYGGTGLGLAICQLLVGLMGGELSLESREGKGSTFTFTADLKVGDPAAVERERLEAETPPPEIAPMTVLLADDNPLNRELATTLLSEQGHRVLAVKNGIEALNALRESPFDLVLMDVQMPIMDGVSATRAIRDPNSGALDPNIPIVALTAHALKGDRERFLDVGMDDYIAKPIKMRDFYNTIARVTNLPHKAPEPKSETRAPVPSGKPFDRESALEMLGGKEALLHRMDEIFLRDVPGELRELAGHFAGRDWKNAKRMAHSIKSSARTIGAQRLGAIAEQMEYLCRQQDVASAEKELKILESDVRSALDYLTDIREQAADTLPET
- a CDS encoding response regulator — translated: MKTILVVDDAPMIRELLKSVLEAEGFNVIEAADGEEAIHICRDTPIDLSIIDIFLPKKGGLQVMGELIKADSSHKFIAISGGEAFNPEAIVELAKVYDVVDTFTKPIDTRRLVEVVRTALAD
- a CDS encoding CBS domain-containing protein, whose product is MLVRDWMTVNVIALGVNSSVLDAAEILREKNIRQFPVIDSAGSLVGIVSDRDIRDAMPSKFIPGDAVVESGGGLYTLTAGDIMTLDPVSVPPDAAMTEVADILVKHKVGGLPVVDRGRLEGIITQLDVLRFLCASAGSARGGAQFGIRMDGSEGALADILCDLRARGIAFNSVFTAVDPNRCGSRNAYVTIADLGDKSVEDVVELLQSKYTLLFYVAEG
- a CDS encoding hybrid sensor histidine kinase/response regulator — translated: MKILILAGKRVDERDLDLLPEGHERTVVRQGAVSRGVRRLEKDGADLVLFVPDADDGSWPRAVRRVREEYGRQSIVLTRDPGREAEALAQGAFDCFVRGPETRESLARSFRHLEDRLDTENRLKSRQDLLDWMERTDSFGSWEMNADGEIRWSMGLRRIFGREEAPGRRLSGLRNHVHPDDLEVFDRANEATFDQGWPLDFEYRVVDEDGKIRHLHVNREVALGPGGEVARIWGMARDVSLQKEFEELLFKRDAILQVLANFASRFLRKVDWNGGVDEALAKLGKVADVTRIYLFMKEGDPDGGEVLSLHNEWGAEWVAPLSAMPLSRDLPISPRYDTWRGAMLKRKVVTGHVKHFRKEERTLFAATGAKSVMIVPVFAGNAWWGFLGLSEHRHERDWLPVEIESMMLAANLFGSAIHYGEMSRKLVEANRSAEEASSAALEANLAKSMFLANMSHEIRTPISGILGMAEMMVTTGLTEAQREHMDMIRDASNSLLNIVNDILDISKIEAGRMELKPEDFTFRSALETSVRSFGPQAELNGLVFRYSVAEDVPERLNGDPDRLGQVLWNLIGNALKFTPRGLVELTVELSRIESGRACLQFKVRDTGVGIPGDKLDAIFDSFTQADSSLRKKHQGTGLGLTISRQLVNMMGGEIGVESAEGRGSTFFFTAWFGLAEAPEAEPVPSRSRTPRTLHLNILLADDNPMNRKYLQHFLTMFGHTVTTAENGVQALEALRERGRDIDLVLMDVQMPEMSGLEATRAIRESDGRLYDRRIPIIALTAYAMKGDRERMLDAGMDDYVSKPVDMHKLSEAIVRCTADREARRGVTCRPVPAALAPRREEKRKPEVALDVDSLSRRFEGNMDLYKDILDLFLLEARVKREELHKGLEAMDAKAVATALHSITNISSHVLAMDLVKESRSLEKRCYCGEMEEVKEGVKDLVPRFDALVRAVENEAARL